A stretch of DNA from Noviherbaspirillum sedimenti:
ATCGTGCCGACCATGCTGGTGCGCACCGCCGGTGCGGCCCTGGCAATACCGATGAGCGTAGTCGAACGCGTGGTGCAGCTGCCGGAACATTTCGACGCCGTGGGCGGCGCGCCGGTCATGCGCGACCAGGGCCGGCCGCTGCCGGTGCGCTCGCTCGGCAAGACCCTCGGCTACGAAGCCTCGGAAGAACGTATCGGCATCGTCATTGCCGCGCCACAGCCCTATATCCTGGCGGTAGACAGGGTGGAAGGCACGGCCGAAATGGTGATCAAGCCACTCACCGCCATGAGCGTGACCGGCATCACCGGCACGGCGCGTTCTGCCGAAGGCGAACTGGTGCTGGTGCTGGACCTGTCCTTTCTGCTGGACGGCTGCCGCGCCACGGCACGCCTGGCGGCTTGAACCTGCGTTTGCGCTCAACTTTGCAGAGTCAATTGTAATCAACAGTGCGGTGCGCCTGCGCCGCACTGTTGCGGCAGCACATACTCATCAAAATTCCCCTCCCGACATTCCTGCCAGCACGACCTTGCTTTTTTGCAGAGGTGCGTCAAGGTGCATTTGTGTTTTTTGAAATAGGGTGTGCTAAAGTCAGACAACGTATTTATTTGACAAGAGAAGAAGCAGCAGCGGGCGTATAAGCCTTCGTTCCAGCGGACTGCCAAAAGCTTCGCTTTTGTCATCCGCGGAACTCAACATTAGCCATTAGAGAAAATAATGCGATTCGTTTCGTGCACTTACGAGGCCCACGCAAGCGCGATACTCGATATTCTGAATGAGGCGATTATCAATTCGACGGCGCTCTACGATTATATGCCGCGCACAATGGAAAGCATGGCTGGATGGTTCAACGCCAAGGCTGCGGCGAATTTCCCTGTCATCGGCGTCGAAGATGACACTGGAATTCTGATGGGCTTTGCTAGCTACGGAACATTTCGCGCCTGGCCGGCTTACAAATACTCTGTTGAAAATGCCTTATACATTCACAAGGACCATCGAGGCAAAGGA
This window harbors:
- a CDS encoding GNAT family N-acetyltransferase → MRFVSCTYEAHASAILDILNEAIINSTALYDYMPRTMESMAGWFNAKAAANFPVIGVEDDTGILMGFASYGTFRAWPAYKYSVENALYIHKDHRGKGLGFSLMGRLIELAKEQQYHTIIGGIDMDNAASIALHQKLGFVHSGTIRQAAFKFGRWLDLGFYQLILETPFQPIDG